The nucleotide sequence CAGCAGCAATGGGATCGGGCGGTGGGCAGCGACGGCCCCAAGTCGTAGCGGGAAACGCGGATTTTTTGATCCGATGATTCGACGACGGGCGCACATTGACTACGGTCAGAGCGTTTCTTTCGTGTGAATCGAACCTACCTGTCCCCCCGTTAATACCATGATTACTCCTGGCTCCCGCTTCTTTCGCGCTGTCGCGTTTTTCTCCCTGCTCATTTTTGGTGCCGCCGCCGCCCATGCCGCGCACCACGAAAAGGCCATGGCGCCGGTCGGCTTCAAGGCGATCGTCGTGCTGGTGGAAGGCAACGATTCCGGGGTGAGCGGCACCGTGACCTTCGAGCAAACCGCCAAAGGTGTGCGCGTGGTCGCCGATGTGATGGGACTCACGCCGGGCAAACACGGATTTCACGTGCATCAAAAGGGCGACCTCTCCGCAGCCAACCTCACCTCGACCGGCGGCCACTATAATCCGGCGGGCCACGATCACGCCGGCCCCATGGCGGCCAAGCGTCACGTGGGCGATCTGGGTAATTTGACGGCCGATGCCTCGGGCCACGCCACGGCGGACTTTGTGGACACCGAACTCGCGCTGGCGGGGGACCACTCGATCATCGGTCGGGGGGTCATCGTCCACGCGGGCGAAGACGATCTCACCAGCCAGCCGACCGGAGCCGCCGGTGGTCGCGTCGCCGGAGGCGTGATCGGTATCATCGGCATGCCGTAGGTCGGCGTCGCGGCGGCCTCAATCGCACGGCCGACTTACTTCCCCGCTCGACGCGGGGCGGCCGACTCACATGCTCTGCCGCTTACCCCATGGCTGGCCGCTGGCAGAAATTTTCCGAAGAACGCCTGCTCAATACGCGGATGTGCGATCTTACCTTGAAGGTGGAAGGCACGATCATCGAAGAGCGTCGGGCGCGACTCCTCACGGAGTTGGAAGCCAAGGGACTGCGGTTTCGGCCCCATTTTTGGATCAGCGAGGAATGGTTTACGCCCGATGGGGTGCCGGGCATCGCGGTGCCGTTTTATCTGACGCATCCGCGGCTCACGTCGCTCGAACGCAAGTTCATGCTGGAGGCCGAAGGCGCGACCGAAAGCTCCTGCCTGCGGATCCTGCGACATGAAGCCGGCCACGCCATCGACAACGCCTACCGGCTCCACCGGCGCAAGCGGTGGCGGGAGCTGTTCGGCTCGTTCACCGAGCCCTACCCGGATGCCTATCGTCCGCGCCCGGCGAGCAAGCGATTCGTGCAACACCTCAATGGTTGGTATGCGCAGGCGCACCCGGCGGAGGATTTTGCCGAGACCTTTGCGGTGTGGATGACCCCGGGCTATCCCTGGCGGCGCCGTTACCAAGGTTGGGCGGCGTTGGAGAAGCTGGAATATGTCGATGCGCTCATGGCTGAGATCGCGGGGGAAACACCGCCCGTGCGCACCCGCCGACAGATCGAACCGCTGAGTGAGGCGAAGCACACCTTGGCGGAATATTTCGAGCGCAAGCGCAGCCACTACTCGGTCGAGTGGCCGGGTTACTACGATCGTGATTTGCGGGCCATTTTCGTGGAGGAAGGACGCAGTCGGGCCCGCCCGCCGGCCGCCTCCTACCTGCGCAGTCAGCGCCGGGAATTCAGCCGAATTGTGGGCGAAGCGACGGGATTT is from Synoicihabitans lomoniglobus and encodes:
- a CDS encoding putative zinc-binding metallopeptidase — its product is MAGRWQKFSEERLLNTRMCDLTLKVEGTIIEERRARLLTELEAKGLRFRPHFWISEEWFTPDGVPGIAVPFYLTHPRLTSLERKFMLEAEGATESSCLRILRHEAGHAIDNAYRLHRRKRWRELFGSFTEPYPDAYRPRPASKRFVQHLNGWYAQAHPAEDFAETFAVWMTPGYPWRRRYQGWAALEKLEYVDALMAEIAGETPPVRTRRQIEPLSEAKHTLAEYFERKRSHYSVEWPGYYDRDLRAIFVEEGRSRARPPAASYLRSQRREFSRIVGEATGFPPYTIDQLLKTMIARCGSMKLRLRESPTRTRERMLLMLTAHTMQVAHAGYFPIAV
- a CDS encoding superoxide dismutase family protein, with the protein product MITPGSRFFRAVAFFSLLIFGAAAAHAAHHEKAMAPVGFKAIVVLVEGNDSGVSGTVTFEQTAKGVRVVADVMGLTPGKHGFHVHQKGDLSAANLTSTGGHYNPAGHDHAGPMAAKRHVGDLGNLTADASGHATADFVDTELALAGDHSIIGRGVIVHAGEDDLTSQPTGAAGGRVAGGVIGIIGMP